Part of the Camelus bactrianus isolate YW-2024 breed Bactrian camel chromosome 6, ASM4877302v1, whole genome shotgun sequence genome, agtgtattacatacacacaaaagtgTACAGAACAGAAGTACACAGCTTGGTAAGTTTTAACAAAGTGAACACTCCTATGTAACTACCAACCACATCATGAAACAGAACATTACCTGCACTTCAGAAGCCCCTTCCTGTCCTCTTCCTGTCCCTGTTGCCCTTCAAGGACAACCACTACTGGagctttttaaaaccttttatattagtttcacctatttttgaactttatttaaatagttttaaacaCCATACAACCATTTGTGTCTAACTATTTTGATCAACATTAAGCATGTGAAATTGTCTTCCTTTGTGTTAGCCATTCCAAACATTATGTCATTTACTACAGATAAAATGATTTAGATTTAGATTTCATCTTAGTGGATTCTTAGATTAGATTTCTGTAATGCTAAAGAAAAAATTCAggtatttaatttcatttttaatgagttgattATGTTCCTTACAGTTATGTAACTGGATATGCCAACTGGTTGAATGACTCCTTTGTCATCTCAGTGTGACTCTTGCCTCCATCCTTCTTTAACAGTGTTATGCTGTCAATGTAATTTCTGGTGATGTGTAAAAACTCAGACAcaaatataaatagaaattagAATCCTTAAAGTATGAAGTGGAATTGGGAAATCAAAAACATGCTCAGTACATTGAATGATATCTGTTTCTCTCCAAGTCAGGTAACCAAAGAGAAGTCTTTTCAAAGTCAATGAATGAGACAAATCATTCTCAGGTGACTGAATTTGTGTTGCTGGGACTCTCCAATTCCCAGGAGCTCCAACCTTTCTTGTTTCTCATATTTTCACTACTGTACTAGCAATACTGCTGGGCAACTTTCTCATCAtcctcactgtgtcctcagaTTCCCGCCTTCATACCCCCATGTACTCTCTACTTGCAAACCTCTCTTTCATAGACATATGTGTTGCCTCCTTTGCTACCCCCAAAATGATTGCAGACCTTCTGGTTGAGCGCAAGACTATTTCTTTTGAAGCCTGCCTGGCCCAGATtttctttgttcatcttttcacTGGCAGTGAAATGGTTCTTCTTGTATCCATGGCTTATGACCGTTATGTTGCTATATGCAAACCTCTCCACTACATGACAATCATGAGCCGCTGTGTGTGTATTACTCTGGTCCTTATTCCATGGTGTGTGGGCTTCATCCATACCACTAGCCATTTGGCATTTACTGTTAATTTGCCTTTTTGTGGCCCTAATCAAGTGGATAGTTTTTTCTGTGACCTCCCTCTAGTGACCTAGCTGGCCTGCACAGACACTTATGTTGTCAGCCTACTTATAGTCGCGGACGGTGGCTTTCTTTCTATGAGTTCCTTCCTCCTGTTGGTTGTCTCCTACGCTGTGATACTCATCACAGTTAGGAATCGCTCCTCTGCTAGCATGGCAAAGGCCCGCTCCACGCTGACCGCTCACATCACGGTGGTCACACTCTTCTTTGGACCATGCATCTTCATCTATGTGTGGCCCTTTAGTGGTTATTCAGTTGACAAAGTCCCTGCTGTGTTCTACACTATCTTTACTCCCATTTTAAACTCGGTTATTTACACTCtaaggaacaaagaaatgaagGCAGCTATGTCAAAACTGAAGAGTCGGTATCTGAAGTCTGGCCACGTTCTGCAGTCAtaagaaatgttctttttctaCAAATGGCGTAAATCTACAGGGCTGTTACCACCGTAGCCTTGTCTCAGGAAATTTACAAACGGAATCTCTGTGATGTTAAAGCAAACCATTTTGATCAGTGAAAAAGATCGATTAACTTGAATTAAAGAGTAAGGATGATAAAAAGCCACTGAATGAATTTTactgattttcatattttcttctataCAGGAATGCTAAatagctataaaaaggaataaagtactgattacAACAGAAAtgagcattatgctaaatgaaaggaGCCAGTCCCAAAAGGCAacatatcatatgattccattaatctgatgtccagaataggcaaatacaGAGCAATGGAAAGTGGCTGCCAGGACTTGAGAGAAGAGAGTAATTGTTactgggtacagggtttctttgtAGGATGAAGAAAATTCTGCTTGAGAATATGATATACTAGTGTCCTTGAGATAAAGCAGAGCAAATCTAACAACTTCAGCCATTGCAGTACCGACCAGTCATTGGCCATCACATTCGAACCTATAGCAGGCAAAAATGGCATATAGGAAAAGGCAATGTATGGTTCATCCTAAACAGAGAGCTTTTTCCAAGAATAATTCTTAAAAGTGgataaatatataatggaaaaaaatcaatggatcTAAATACCAAAGGATATTTTCACTAAATCTTGGTGATTATGATATCATGATAAGTCAActttcattagaaaataaatacagcCTGTCATGTTTTTAATATTGACACAAGAATTAACGTTTAAACATTGTTTTGTAAATTTAGCATATGTAACTACTGATTCCTTTGAAAAATTCTACTAATAAATTTAAGTATAGGACAAattgtgtgtatgggtgtgtttatgtgtatgatACTGGCAGCAAACTATTAACTAGTATTCGATCTGAATGACAGCAAGATGATCACTTTTTCTTTGATTGTTTTTatgtgaatttgaaaaaaaatactattaataTAAATTTTTCTCTAATAATAAAAGTTGAAGAGATagatagttaattttataaatattttattacattgaaTATATTCTTCCTCCCCTAAAAGATACTTTCGTACTTCAGTTAATGCAACTGAATATCAAcctttcaattatttatttcccATACATTATTTCAGTTGTGAACACAATTTCTTCAAAGATTTCTTCCATGCCTCTGACTAAATCTCACAGTcctgaataattttctcagagcCTCCTTCATCTCCTTATTATGTAGACTATAGATCATGGGGTTGAAAAGTGAAGTTAACACAGAATAGAACAAAGTCACATATTTCTGAATCCCTGCTGGATTGCCCGCTGTTGGGCTCACATATAAGACCATAATAGAAACACAGAATAGGGACACCACGGCCAGATGGGAGCCACACATAGAGAAAGCCTTATGCCGGCCTTCTGCTGAGGGGACCCTAAGCACAGCCCTGATTACCAGGGTGTAGGAGCTGGTAATGAAGATTAAGGTAGAGAAGATGAGAACTGAATTATAGGTGGCACAGATGATCTCAGTAACAGGAGCTGGCACCCAGGACAGCTTTATAAGGGGTCCTGGGTCACATAAGAAGTGATCAATCTTATTGAGACAACAGAATGGGAGCTGAGAGATTAGGTAAATAGGCAAGGGGAAGTACAAGAAGCCACACGTCCAACAGCAGGCTCCCACTCTGATGCAGCGCTGAACTGTCATGACAGTGGGGTAGCGCAGGGGCCTGCAGATAGCAAGGTACCTGTCAAAGGCCATGGCAGACAAGAAGGTCTCAGTGGTGCCCATGGAGAAGAAGAAGTAGAACTGGAGGAAGCAGCTTGAGAAGGAGATGGTGCTGGTGTCAGAGAGAAGGTTGGCTAGCATATTAGGGACAGTGGAGGTGATAAACCAGATTTCCAGGAAGGAAAAATTGGCCAGCAAGATGTAAATTGGAGTCTGTAGCCAATGGTCCCACCTCATAACACAGATAATGCACAGATTTCCAATGACTGTCAGAATATATGAcccaaaaaagactgaaaaaaggaGGATCTGAATTTCCTGGGTACAAGGGAAGCCTAAAAGGATGAATCTACTCACAGATGTAGAGCAATTCTTTACATgggaatatttatttgttttcaaagcTGCAAAAAAAAATGGCAGATTTCCATATTAAAAATAGCTTTTCATAGTATTACTCATTAGGGAAGATGCCTTGCTTAGGGTAACATCACTCTTCCTGtctgtaaataataaaatactcatGCAGAGATTTTTCCATGATTTTGCAGTATTCATATTCCTATTCCGGATGTAATAAATACAACGTGAACAGACAACTCTCCTGATTGTCTGCTGCTCACAAGCAAAGTTAGTTGGTATTGAcaataagcaaatatatataagGACCTACAATTTTAGGTCAAACAGtgaataaaaaagactgaaaaaatacaGCCTTGGTAACCCAGTGTTTATGAGTTACAAAGATATTAAAGATAATGATATTCAATAATCTTTGTTCTATTTGTGTGAGAAATGTGCAAGCTGAATTGAGGGCAATATCAATAGATTTAAATACTTTATGTAActtaatttattttagttttat contains:
- the LOC105080411 gene encoding LOW QUALITY PROTEIN: olfactory receptor 4K15-like (The sequence of the model RefSeq protein was modified relative to this genomic sequence to represent the inferred CDS: inserted 1 base in 1 codon; substituted 1 base at 1 genomic stop codon); translated protein: MNETNHSQVTEFVLLGLSNSQELQPFLFLIFSLLXLAILLGNFLIILTVSSDSRLHTPMYSLLANLSFIDICVASFATPKMIADLLVERKTISFEACLAQIFFVHLFTGSEMVLLVSMAYDRYVAICKPLHYMTIMSRCVCITLVLIPWCVGFIHTTSHLAFTVNLPFCGPNQVDSFFCDLPLVTXLACTDTYVVSLLIVADGGFLSMSSFLLLVVSYAVILITVRNRSSASMAKARSTLTAHITVVTLFFGPCIFIYVWPFSGYSVDKVPAVFYTIFTPILNSVIYTLRNKEMKAAMSKLKSRYLKSGHVLQS
- the LOC105080330 gene encoding olfactory receptor 11H6-like is translated as MAFNHTAFSDTHLVSSALKTNKYSHVKNCSTSVSRFILLGFPCTQEIQILLFSVFFGSYILTVIGNLCIICVMRWDHWLQTPIYILLANFSFLEIWFITSTVPNMLANLLSDTSTISFSSCFLQFYFFFSMGTTETFLSAMAFDRYLAICRPLRYPTVMTVQRCIRVGACCWTCGFLYFPLPIYLISQLPFCCLNKIDHFLCDPGPLIKLSWVPAPVTEIICATYNSVLIFSTLIFITSSYTLVIRAVLRVPSAEGRHKAFSMCGSHLAVVSLFCVSIMVLYVSPTAGNPAGIQKYVTLFYSVLTSLFNPMIYSLHNKEMKEALRKLFRTVRFSQRHGRNL